In Trichoderma asperellum chromosome 1, complete sequence, a single window of DNA contains:
- a CDS encoding uncharacterized protein (EggNog:ENOG41), which translates to MASSNAPPASLAWRDAQKLRKYLARDIGKLQPGNGSGIDISKFEAVDSLLEKFRLACVSTIFLDFDFAISQKTEEYLWLIHTSINAEYRRILGRLKQSSHAVEKRKVEKMYNNFLRIAHKFYKGYIQRLSAYYDIPELKRIAQGIELDQLVVEDKVSPVSEDLQRKVLYSCHLTLVHLGDLTRYRVQARHKNSGYEGALLYYGLAHHLQPQSGFAFHQMGIINLEQGNHLDVVYHFYRALAVKSPHPNAQTNLEAEFKTVLAPNGSKSRHNVTAPQDHFTMWFVKLHAYFYKGEVFRPQEELEGEVMHRLEMACRNPASSNALLKMAQVNMLAHCIASAQYKENRTETSMRFYQYTLRFNAKFIYTFCKAFESELKEALSNAEGLDHQLDSSEETQAKTSVIEALLPVLRVYGMWLAARRTEISSVADAFGAIIPEMIQNMSRIFTILCAEYYSLENLKSCPYLLPEDIHILGFQPLNEEDLPEHCRVYCNEDGDCKPYPHALEDGCGSPSSERIGRILDILRCAYFLANDDAYPMAYKIEGTALIFDYQPVAEKPQAQQKTEEDTTQVVGVLRAADKEDSIQTKVISHDQAIHELEATEVAKPPVSSRQEASRLLLHEDDDLYEDSEAMNRGAETVLDMVAPFLRPLTPVEESSYGMHTSTANDVFGSLNTEASPTESIASGKFAPLPWAWFGTPNPHGARDPALPVSQNTQNGGRSTTHSPNASVAASHLLEDPFTTPGRDVSDNLPRNMANGVGSPPNTSARRIHREQLLQAFGNGLSTPRTSSFSHWSHNSNVSRPPGVMATMQESNHYPAWTTPSSISSFSHPSSLYHGTPANALQYNMQFAVDPGHVFQEALLRETNQTINNHFQIDKTTSNYNNAVMRSAYQGSS; encoded by the exons ATGGCGTCTTCCAATGCCCCTCCAGCGAGCCTTGCTTGGCG TGACGCCCAGAAGTTGCGCAAGTATCTAGCACGAGACATCGGCAAGCTCCAGCCAGGAAATGGTTCTGGAATCGACATTTCCAAATTCGAAGCGGTAGATAGCCTTTTGGAGAA GTTCCGCCTCGCTTGTGTATCTACCATTTTTCTCGATTTTGATTTTGCCATCTCCCAGAAAACAGAGGAATATTTATGGCTTATTCATACCTCGATCAATGCCGAGTATCGACGCATCTTGGGCCGGCTCAAGCAATCTTCTCATGCAGTCGAGAAGCGAAAGGTGGAGAAGATGTACAACAACTTCCTGCGCATCGCccataagttttataaaggaTATATCCAGCGCCTATCCGCGTACTATGATATCCCGGAGCTTAAACGAATCGCGCAAGGCATTGAACTTGACCAGCTGGTCGTCGAAGATAAAGTTAGCCCGGTCTCAGAAGATTTACAGCGCAAAGTCCTATACTCTTGCCACCTTACGCTGGTCCATCTGGGAGACTTGACACGATATCGAGTCCAAGCTCGGCATAAGAACTCTGGCTACGAAGGCGCCTTGCTATACTACGGATTGGCTCACCATCTTCAACCTCAATCGGGCTTCGCTTTCCACCAGATGGGGATTATCAACCTCGAACAGGGGAATCATCTAGACGTGGTCTACCACTTTTATCGCGCCTTGGCTGTGAAAAGCCCTCATCCCAATGCTCAGACCAACCTGGAAGCTGAGTTCAAAACGGTTCTAGCCCCTAATGGATCCAAGTCTAGACACAATGTCACTGCACCTCAAGATCATTTCACAATGTGGTTTGTGAAGCTACACGCCTATTTCTATAAAGGAGAGGTGTTTCGTCCACAAGAAGAGTTGGAAGGCGAAGTGATGCACCGGCTTGAGATGGCTTGTCGAAACCCTGCCTCTTCTAACGCTCTCCTAAAGATGGCACAGGTGAATATGCTGGCACACTGCATAGCCTCCGCTCAATATAAAG AAAACCGGACGGAAACTTCCATGCGCTTTTACCAATACACGCTTCGCTTTAACGCTAAATTTATCTATACGTTCTGCAAAGCCTTCGAGTCTGAGCTTAAAGAGGCTCTTTCTAACGCTGAAGGCCTCGACCACCAATTGGATTCTTCCGAAGAAACGCAAGCAAAGACTTCTGTCATTGAAGCCCTTCTTCCCGTTTTGCGCGTATATGGTATGTGGCTCGCAGCCCGCCGTACCGAGATATCCAGCGTCGCAGATGCGTTTGGGGCAATCATTCCAGAGATGATTCAAAATATGTCGAGAATCTTCACTATACTTTGTGCAGAATATTACAGCCTGGAGAATTTGAAATCTTGCCCATATTTGCTTCCGGAAGACATCCATATCCTGGGATTCCAACCACTCAACGAAGAAGATCTTCCCGAACATTGCAGAGTATACTGCAACGAGGATGGGGATTGCAAGCCTTATCCTCACGCCCTCGAAGACGGCTGCGGTTCACCATCGAGTGAAAGAATAGGAAGAATCCTTGATATCCTCCGCTGCGCGTATTTCTTGGCCAACGATGACGCATACCCTATGGCCTATAAAATTGAGGGAACTGCCCTGATTTTTGACTATCAGCCAGTTGCCGAGAAGCCACAAGCTCAACAGAAAACGGAAGAGGATACGACTCAGGTTGTTGGTGTCTTGAGGGCCGCTGATAAAGAAGATTCAATTCAAACCAAGGTTATCTCCCATGACCAGGCGATCCATGAGCTGGAAGCAACAGAGGTTGCAAAGCCTCCAGTATCAAGCCGGCAGGAAGCCAGTCGACTTTTACTgcatgaagacgatgatctTTATGAAGACTCCGAGGCTATGAATCGAGGCGCTGAGACGGTTCTCGACATGGTGGCCCCTTTCTTGAGGCCACTGACCCCTGTTGAAGAGTCTTCATACGGAATGCACACGTCCACTGCCAACGATGTATTTGGTTCACTCAACACAGAAGCAAGCCCCACGGAATCCATCGCATCGGGAAAATTTGCGCCTCTTCCTTGGGCCTGGTTCGGTACGCCGAATCCGCATGGCGCCCGTGACCCGGCACTGCCCGTGAGCCAAAACACTCAGAACGGCGGCCGAAGCACAACGCACTCCCCCAATGCGTCTGTTGCGGCAAGCCATCTCCTTGAGGACCCCTTTACTACGCCTGGCCGTGATGTCTCTGATAATCTTCCGCGCAACATGGCAAACGGAGTCGGCAGCCCACCAAACACATCTGCCCGGAGAATACACCGGGAACAGTTGCTCCAAGCCTTTGGCAATGGCTTAAGTACTCCTCGCACGTCGTCTTTTAGTCACTGGTCGCACAACTCCAACGTCTCGAGACCACCGGGCGTTATGGCGACAATGCAGGAATCGAATCATTACCCGGCATGGACAACCCCGTCGAGCATTTCTTCGTTCTCTCACCCAAGCAGCCTCTACCATGGCACCCCGGCGAATGCTTTACAGTACAACATGCAATTTGCTGTAGATCCGGGTCACGTCTTTCAAGAAGCTCTCTTAAGAGAGACTAATCAGACTATCAATAATCATTTTCAAATTGATAAGACAACATCGAATTATAACAACGCCGTCATGAGATCGGCATACCAAGGCTCGAGCTAG
- a CDS encoding uncharacterized protein (EggNog:ENOG41), which translates to MRCSLPPHKEPVGFRFYDEYETHYHQFHTNRCIECRKNFPTDHLLNVHIEECHDPLARVAREKGEHTYSCFVEGCERKCMTPQKRRLHLIDKHMYPKNFFFAVTKDGIDGKRSLLIETGRRRRSSAGSQSQAKELRRHANTLENEASHSDDKSRTSRPSQPPTTVDKGEAKPEKIDTDMTDLTGAMSALQFVPPSVRFGRGRAGFSKR; encoded by the exons ATGAGATGCTCACTACCTCCCCACAAAGAACCAGTGGGGTTTCGGTTCTATGACGAATACGAAACCCATTACCACCAATTTCACACAAACAGGTGCATTGAATGCCGCAAGAATTTTCCCACAGATCATCTTCTCAATGTGCACATTGAAGAGTGTCATGACCCACTGGCGAGGGTTGCtagagagaagggagagcACACA TATTCTTGTTTTGTTGAGGGATGTGAGCGCAAGTGCATGACTCCCCAGAAGAGGCGACTTCATCTAATAGACAAGCACATGTACCCAAagaacttcttcttcgccgtcACAAAAGACGGAATTGACGGGAAACGTTCTCTTCTAATCGAAACTGGCCGTAGGCGGAGATCGTCGGCTGGTTCTCAATCACAGGCGAAGGAGTTAAGGCGCCATGCAAATACCTTGGAAAATGAGGCGTCACATTCCGATGACAAGTCACGGACATCACGGCCATCACAGCCTCCTACTACGGTGGATAAGGGCGAGGCGAAGCCAGAGAAAATAGATACTGATATGACAGATCTTACTGGAGCCATGTCAGCGTTACAGTTTGTGCCTCCCAGCGTCCGATTCGGCCGAGGCCGAGCAGGATTCTCAAAGAGGTAA
- a CDS encoding uncharacterized protein (BUSCO:EOG092D4C1H) produces MPAIRHSSKRKPPPEGFSDIEDDLLIFANKMKDAQNKPPPPGPKHMAQWEIFQIAHQRSRYVYDLYYEKEAISKQLYEWLLKNGYADAMLIAKWKKQGYEKLCCLRCVQTKETNFNSTCICRVPRAQLKEDSDMQCVSCGCRGCASSD; encoded by the exons ATGCCGGCTATCAGACATTCCTCAAAACgaaagccgccgccagaaggCTTCAGCGACATCGAAGATGATCTCTTGATCTTTGCGAACAAGATGAAGGATGCGCAGAACAAGCCTCCACCTCCCGGCCCAAAACACATGGCGCAGTGGGAAATATTCCAGATTGCGCATCAGAGAAGCCGCTACGTATACGATCTTTACTATGAGAAGGAGGCCATCAGCAAGCAACTCTACGAGTGGCTACTCAAAAATGGGTACGCTGATGCGATGCTCATCGCCAAGTGGAAGAAGCAAGGTTACGAGAAA CTCTGTTGTTTGCGCTGTGTTCAAACCAAGGAAACCAACTTCAACAGTACTTGCATCTGCCGGGTACCGAGGGCTCAGCTGAAAGAAGATAGCGATATGCAGTGCGTCAGCTGCGGCTGCAGAGGATGTGCATCTAGCGACTAA
- a CDS encoding uncharacterized protein (EggNog:ENOG41~TransMembrane:1 (o586-604i)) — protein sequence MAMVTTQGSTADGPTGNPTPVSEARTSSSHTRSAGSRAKRPTTRHSSVGSTAGNRRKLQKVSRACDYCRVKKLRCTGNIPCDVCTKRDLECLYDAEYRRGRPPTPRASEAPVLEQGAKTPLARRSSRPSNRVVDKIGPEQGREFSDASAGSGLPSRASPELETAEIEGQFFDLTSNLTFLHRAWKRFSLQKGGTVPDVLTGSERSQPLMSAGDRPFVVPPGQPVLIPDRQLATQLFEFYFENCVVTYRCLHRQYCASFLQVVLDNAQKNLPLHHNLGHSKAALIVNIFAIASLRKEKISGSTSTYDDNGFLLSRSDYYFCEALSLTTGEVGLPRLESVQARVLQVLYLLQTGRMNQAWYVFGSTVPIVSALGLHRKSGRGRDATGRSANTDYIVLQCRRRTFWVVYIIDKYLSVVFGRPRLWHDDDINQDYPDRINDEDMSSQGPSLSPPTLDCHIDSLIAHAEIARIIDNISREVYSLKPIPRPERLNAAKNFCRLLHDWHRDLPAHLGTIRPRSLIPSFRREAIALKLAYCHAMMHANRPFILGYNGQSTSSPLNQIVAECISAARMALETVDDIVSDGMLFHAFWWTPYATFCALAVVYVWEIQQKAYGGDVSDDPSLFELAERCHSHLAQAASTHSPGPRYVIILEELRLEARQGSMRPAQHQVDDTVGIAMTQEAALNTVHDSSAMNLDLSQMLNEASAAPLPPLNEWQATDWLDLDSSALGPFSDLEDLPVIWDV from the exons ATGGCTATGGTGACAACTCAGGGCAGCACAGCTGACGGTCCGACGGGGAATCCGACACCGGTTTCCGAGGCTCGCACGTCCAGTTCACACACAAGAAGCGCTGGATCGCGCGCCAAACGGCCGACAACTCGACACTCCAGTGTGGGCTCGACAGCCGGAAACCGCCGCAAGCTGCAAAAGGTCAGCCGAGCCTGTGACTACTGCAGGGTCAAGAAGCTCCGGTGCACGGGTAACATCCCTTGCGATGTCTGCACGAAGAGAGATCTAGAATGTCTATATGATGCCGAGTACCGGCGCGGCCGACCGCCAACACCACGGGCTTCAGAGGCACCAGTTCTCGAGCAGGGTGCTAAGACGCCGCTGGCCAGAAGATCCTCTAG ACCATCAAATCGCGTTGTAGACAAGATTGGTCCGGAACAGGGAAGAGAGTTCTCGGATGCTTCTGCAGGCAGTGGGCTTCCAAGTCGAGCCTCGCCAGAGCTCGAGACTGCTGAGATTGAAGGCCAATTTTTTGACCTCACCTCAAATCTCACATTTCTCCACCGAGCCTGGAAGAGATTCTCTTTACAGAAGGGAGGCACTGTCCCCGATGTTCTTACCGGCTCAGAGCGCTCGCAGCCTCTTATGTCGGCTGGAGACCGGCCCTTCGTGGTTCCTCCAGGCCAGCCGGTGCTGATACCAGATCGGCAGCTCGCAACGCAGCTGTTTGAGTTCTACTTTGAAAATTGTGTTGTCACATACCGATGTCTCCATCGTCAGTACTGCGCGTCATTCTTACAAGTTGTGCTCGACAACGCACAGAAAAATCTACCTCTACACCACAACCTCGGGCACTCCAAGGCGGCACTTATCGTTAATATCTTTGCAATCGCGAGTCTtcggaaagagaagataTCGGGATCCACATCCACCTACGACGACAATGGCTTCCTATTGAGTCGCAGTGATTACTATTTTTGCGAAGCGCTCAGTCTCACAACAGGCGAGGTTGGACTTCCGCGCTTAGAGTCAGTCCAAGCAAGGGTATTGCAAGTACTCTATCTCCTTCAAACCGGCCGAATGAATCAGGCATGGTACGTGTTTGGTAGTACAGTCCCTATTGTCTCTGCCCTTGGCCTTCATCGAAAGTCAGGGAGGGGTAGGGACGCAACGGGTAGGAGTGCGAACACGGATTACATCGTCTTGCAATGCCGCCGGCGCACGTTCTGGGTCGTATACATCATCGACAAATACTTATCCGTTGTTTTTGGGAGACCGAGGCTGTGGCACGATGATGACATCAACCAGGATTATCCGGATCGTATCAACGATGAAGACATGAGCTCTCAAGGGCCCTCTCTGTCGCCTCCGACGTTGGATTGTCACATCGACTCGCTAATAGCGCACGCCGA GATTGCTCGGATCATCGACAACATATCCAGAGAAGTTTACTCTCTGAAGCCGATCCCCAGGCCGGAAAGACTGAACGCGGCAAAGAACTTCTGTCGCCTGCTCCACGATTGGCACCGAGATCTGCCAGCACACCTCGGGACCATCCGCCCCCGGAGCCTCATACCGTCCTTTCGTCGGGAAGCCATAGCATTGAAGCTAGCATATTGTCACGCCATGATGCATGCAAACCGGCCGTTCATTCTCGGCTACAATGGCCAGTCGACGTCATCACCGCTCAATCAAATCGTGGCAGAATGTATCAGCGCCGCCAGGATGGCTCTTGAGACTGTCGATGACATCGTGAGCGATGGGATGCTCTTTCACGCCTTCTGGTGGACGCCGTACGCCACCTTTTGCGCGCTTGCCGTTGTCTACGTGTGGGAGATCCAACAAAAGGCTTACGGAGGCGATGTTTCCGATGATCCGTCACTCTTTGAACTGGCCGAGCGCTGCCATAGCCACCTAGCTCAGGCGGCGTCTACGCATTCGCCTGGGCCTCGGTATGTTATCATCCTCGAAGAACTCCGCTTGGAGGCAAGGCAGGGCTCAATGCGGCCCGCTCAGCATCAGGTTGATGATACAGTTGGCATCGCAATGACACAAGAGGCTGCCCTCAACACTGTTCATGACTCCAGCGCGATGAATTTGGACTTGAGCCAGATGCTGAACGAAGCCAGCGctgctcctctccctccactCAACGAATGGCAGGCCACGGACTGGCTTGATCTTGACTCGTCG GCGCTGGGGCCATTCTCCGATCTCGAGGATCTGCCCGTTATCTGGGATGTGTAA